The Haloferax sp. Atlit-12N genome window below encodes:
- a CDS encoding VOC family protein gives MDPRITVVTLGVSDLDESIRFYRDGLGLPLRDRDPDSDIAFFTLEGTWLALYPRESLAEDATVPADGSGFAGVTIAHNVAEQSDVDAVLDAAHAAGGEIVKPAQDAFWGGYSGYFSDPDGHLWEVAYPPLTEE, from the coding sequence ATGGACCCGCGAATCACGGTCGTGACGCTCGGCGTTTCGGACCTCGACGAATCGATTCGGTTCTACCGCGACGGCCTCGGCTTACCGCTCCGCGACCGCGACCCGGACAGCGACATCGCGTTTTTCACCCTCGAAGGGACGTGGCTCGCGCTCTACCCCCGCGAGTCGCTCGCCGAGGACGCGACCGTCCCCGCGGACGGAAGTGGTTTCGCGGGCGTCACGATTGCGCACAACGTCGCCGAACAGTCAGACGTGGACGCGGTTCTCGACGCGGCGCACGCGGCGGGCGGCGAGATAGTCAAACCCGCACAGGATGCGTTCTGGGGCGGCTATTCGGGTTACTTTTCGGACCCGGACGGGCATCTCTGGGAGGTCGCGTACCCGCCGTTGACCGAGGAATAA
- the larC gene encoding nickel pincer cofactor biosynthesis protein LarC: MRLLAFDGRMGASGDMLLGALVAAGADPSVLSPVEDALDVTYRVHEVDKNGILATKVDVLLPETDGGDPRGEGHDDDHRRLRADGDDGGDSDNGADGDDEDEHSHQHQYRHHDYAHDEEHPHHDDHEHSHDHGHSHSHDDHEHGHSHSHDDHEHSHSHSHDDHDHDHHHSHGDHTHAEGHGPHRTFPEVVELVESMGLSAGVVEDATAIFRVLGEAEAEVHGTDLDETHFHEVGADDAIADVVGVCLLLDDLDVDRVVTGPVAVGGGEAEMSHGTYPVPAPAVLNITAAADWSVRGGPVEAELLTPTGAAILAHLAEGVETLPTMSVESSGYGAGGWDFPDRPNVLRAVVGDGGSRLVRDEISVLETNLDDATPEVLGGLQETLKDAGARDVTIVPTTMKKSRPGHLVKVVVKPEDAERVAYRLAVETGTLGIREHGAGHRWTARREFETATLAIDGDDYEVSVKVGSDADGVVYDRSAEYDDALAVANETGLPVREVMRRAVDAVSDDDDE; encoded by the coding sequence ATGCGACTCCTCGCGTTCGACGGCCGGATGGGTGCCAGCGGCGACATGCTCCTCGGCGCGCTCGTCGCCGCCGGTGCCGACCCGTCCGTCCTCTCGCCCGTCGAAGACGCCCTCGACGTGACCTACCGCGTCCACGAGGTCGACAAAAACGGCATCCTCGCGACCAAGGTCGACGTGCTCCTTCCGGAGACCGACGGCGGCGACCCCCGCGGCGAGGGTCACGACGACGACCACCGACGCCTGCGCGCCGACGGCGACGACGGGGGAGATTCCGACAACGGCGCTGACGGCGACGACGAAGACGAGCACAGCCACCAGCACCAGTACCGCCACCACGACTACGCTCACGACGAGGAGCATCCTCACCACGACGACCACGAGCATTCGCACGACCACGGTCACTCGCACTCTCACGACGACCACGAACACGGTCACTCGCACTCCCACGATGACCACGAACACAGTCACTCGCACTCCCACGACGACCACGACCACGACCACCACCACTCTCACGGAGACCACACCCACGCCGAAGGTCACGGCCCGCACCGGACCTTCCCCGAGGTCGTCGAACTCGTCGAGTCGATGGGCCTGTCCGCGGGCGTCGTCGAGGACGCGACGGCCATCTTCCGCGTGCTCGGCGAGGCCGAGGCCGAGGTCCACGGCACCGACCTCGACGAGACGCACTTCCACGAGGTCGGCGCGGACGACGCCATCGCCGACGTGGTCGGGGTCTGTCTCCTCCTCGACGACCTCGACGTGGACCGCGTCGTCACCGGCCCGGTCGCCGTCGGCGGCGGCGAGGCCGAGATGAGCCACGGAACCTACCCGGTGCCCGCGCCCGCCGTCCTCAACATCACCGCGGCGGCCGACTGGTCGGTCCGCGGCGGCCCCGTCGAGGCCGAACTGCTCACCCCCACGGGCGCGGCCATCCTCGCGCACCTCGCCGAGGGCGTCGAGACGCTCCCGACGATGTCGGTCGAGTCGTCCGGCTACGGAGCCGGCGGCTGGGACTTCCCGGACCGGCCGAACGTCCTCCGCGCGGTCGTCGGCGACGGCGGTTCGCGGCTCGTCCGCGACGAGATTTCCGTCCTCGAGACGAACCTCGACGACGCGACGCCCGAAGTCCTCGGCGGGCTACAGGAGACTCTGAAAGACGCCGGCGCGCGCGACGTGACCATCGTCCCGACGACGATGAAGAAGTCCCGCCCCGGCCACCTCGTCAAGGTCGTCGTCAAGCCGGAAGACGCCGAGCGCGTCGCCTACCGCCTCGCGGTCGAGACCGGCACGCTCGGAATCCGCGAACACGGCGCGGGCCACCGCTGGACCGCCCGTCGCGAGTTCGAAACGGCGACGCTCGCTATCGACGGCGACGACTACGAGGTGAGCGTCAAGGTCGGAAGCGACGCCGACGGCGTCGTCTACGACCGAAGCGCAGAGTACGACGACGCGCTCGCCGTGGCGAACGAGACGGGGCTTCCGGTCCGTGAGGTCATGCGCCGCGCCGTCGACGCGGTGTCGGACGACGACGACGAGTGA
- a CDS encoding CDC48 family AAA ATPase, with protein MNEVQLEVAKAYPNDSGRGIARLDPDTLLHLKLSPGDIIEIEGGKTTAAKVWRADRQDWNTDTVRIDGFTRQNADVGIGERVTIRKAEATKADKLVLAPPEEASVQFGSDAAGMVKRQILKRPVVERDIVPVMSSTNHPFMRSPGQAIPLIAVETKPEGVVLVTEDTDVELREEPISGFEKAGGGITYEDIGGLTNEIQRVREMVELPMKHPQIFKKLGIEPPQGVLLHGPPGTGKTLLARAVANETSASFFSIAGPEIISKYYGESEQQLREIFEDAKEESPSIIFIDELDSIAPKREDVTGEVERRVVAQLLTMMDGLEARGQVIVIAATNRVDSVDPALRRPGRFDREIEIGVPDEEGRKEILQIHTRGMPLSDDVDLDDLADDTHGFVGADIEALTKEAAMKALRRYLPEIDLDREDIPPSLIDRMVVKNDDFGGALGEVEPSAMREVLVEIPKVTWNDVGGLEGPKQKVQESVEWPLTTPEKFQRMGIEAPKGVLLYGPPGTGKTLIAKAVANETNANFISVRGPQLLSKWVGESEKAIRQTFRKARQVSPTIIFFDELDALAPARGNDMGNNVSERVVNQLLTELDGLEDAGNVMVIAATNRPDMIDPALIRSGRFDRLVLIGQPAEEGREQILDIHTQQSPLAPDVSLREIAEITDGYVGSDLESICREAAIEALREDSDAEEIEMRHFRKAMESVRPTITEELMRYYEDIQDQFKGGSREGLSPDTRDGGRIGFQ; from the coding sequence ATGAACGAAGTCCAACTCGAAGTGGCGAAAGCGTACCCGAACGACTCGGGGCGCGGTATCGCCCGTCTTGATCCGGACACCTTGCTCCATCTCAAGCTCTCGCCGGGAGACATCATCGAGATCGAGGGAGGAAAAACGACCGCCGCGAAGGTGTGGCGGGCAGACCGGCAGGACTGGAACACGGATACGGTCCGTATCGACGGGTTCACGCGGCAGAACGCCGACGTGGGCATCGGAGAACGGGTCACTATCCGCAAGGCAGAGGCCACGAAGGCCGACAAACTCGTGCTTGCGCCGCCGGAAGAGGCGAGCGTGCAGTTCGGGTCCGACGCGGCCGGCATGGTCAAACGGCAGATTCTCAAGCGACCCGTGGTCGAACGCGACATCGTCCCGGTGATGTCGAGTACGAACCACCCGTTCATGCGGTCGCCCGGACAGGCGATTCCGCTCATCGCCGTCGAGACGAAGCCGGAGGGCGTCGTCCTCGTCACCGAGGACACCGACGTCGAACTCCGCGAGGAGCCCATCTCCGGCTTCGAGAAGGCCGGCGGCGGCATCACGTACGAGGACATCGGTGGTCTGACCAACGAGATTCAGCGCGTCCGCGAGATGGTCGAACTGCCGATGAAACACCCCCAGATATTCAAGAAACTGGGCATCGAGCCCCCGCAGGGGGTGTTGCTCCACGGGCCGCCGGGCACCGGGAAGACGCTTCTCGCTCGCGCGGTCGCCAACGAGACCTCGGCGAGTTTCTTCTCTATCGCAGGGCCGGAAATTATCTCGAAGTACTACGGCGAGTCCGAACAACAGCTCCGCGAGATATTCGAAGACGCCAAAGAGGAGTCGCCGAGCATCATCTTCATCGACGAGCTCGACTCCATCGCGCCCAAGCGCGAGGACGTGACCGGCGAGGTCGAACGCCGGGTCGTCGCCCAACTGCTGACGATGATGGACGGGCTGGAAGCCCGCGGACAGGTCATCGTCATCGCGGCGACGAACCGCGTCGATTCGGTGGACCCCGCGCTCCGCCGTCCCGGTCGGTTCGACCGCGAAATCGAAATCGGCGTGCCGGACGAGGAAGGCCGCAAGGAAATCCTCCAGATCCACACCCGCGGCATGCCGCTTTCGGACGACGTGGACCTCGACGACCTCGCCGACGACACCCACGGCTTCGTCGGTGCGGACATCGAGGCGCTGACGAAGGAGGCCGCGATGAAGGCGCTGCGGCGCTACCTCCCCGAAATCGACCTCGACAGGGAGGACATCCCGCCGAGCCTCATCGACCGGATGGTCGTCAAGAACGACGACTTCGGCGGCGCGCTCGGCGAGGTCGAACCCTCGGCGATGCGCGAGGTGCTCGTCGAGATTCCGAAGGTCACGTGGAACGACGTGGGCGGTCTCGAAGGGCCCAAACAGAAGGTCCAAGAGAGCGTCGAGTGGCCACTGACGACCCCCGAGAAGTTCCAACGGATGGGCATCGAGGCCCCGAAGGGCGTGCTCCTCTACGGGCCGCCCGGCACCGGTAAGACCCTGATAGCGAAGGCCGTCGCCAACGAGACGAACGCGAACTTCATCTCGGTGCGCGGCCCGCAGCTGCTGTCGAAGTGGGTCGGTGAGTCGGAGAAGGCGATTCGGCAGACGTTCCGCAAGGCGCGGCAGGTCTCGCCGACCATCATCTTCTTCGACGAGCTCGACGCGCTCGCCCCCGCCCGCGGCAACGACATGGGCAACAACGTCTCCGAGCGCGTCGTCAACCAGCTCCTGACGGAGTTAGACGGCCTCGAAGACGCCGGTAACGTCATGGTCATCGCGGCGACCAACCGCCCGGACATGATCGACCCCGCGCTCATCCGCTCGGGCCGGTTCGACCGCCTCGTCCTCATCGGCCAGCCCGCAGAGGAGGGCCGCGAGCAGATTCTCGACATCCACACGCAGCAGAGCCCGCTCGCACCCGACGTGAGCCTCCGCGAAATCGCGGAGATCACCGACGGCTACGTCGGCTCCGACCTCGAATCCATCTGCCGCGAGGCGGCCATCGAGGCGCTCCGCGAGGACTCCGACGCCGAGGAAATCGAGATGCGCCACTTCCGCAAGGCGATGGAGTCGGTCCGGCCGACCATCACCGAGGAACTGATGCGCTACTACGAGGACATCCAAGACCAGTTCAAGGGCGGTTCCCGCGAGGGCCTGTCGCCCGACACCCGCGACGGCGGCCGCATCGGCTTCCAGTAA
- the phoU gene encoding phosphate signaling complex protein PhoU, whose amino-acid sequence MARNTYQSRLNQLEEDVLYLSELVSERVRHALDALEDKDERKAQEVIEGDHEINRIYLDLEQDCIDLLALQQPVAGDLRFIAASFKIITDLERIGDLATNLAQYAIDAENDVYTEVDIRRIGDAALDMVDQAMDAYETEDTDLCQSVAERDDSLDTMCDNASQSIVRDLMNGDDFEGDGDLEPETALVDVRRLLLTVRDLERIGDHAVNVAARTLYMIDNDDSLLF is encoded by the coding sequence ATGGCCAGAAACACGTACCAATCTCGCCTCAATCAGCTCGAAGAGGACGTGTTGTATCTCAGCGAACTCGTCTCGGAGCGAGTTCGGCACGCCCTCGACGCGCTCGAAGACAAAGACGAGCGGAAGGCACAGGAAGTCATCGAGGGCGACCACGAAATCAACCGCATCTACCTCGACTTAGAGCAGGACTGCATCGACCTGCTCGCGCTCCAACAGCCGGTCGCGGGCGACCTGCGGTTCATCGCGGCGTCGTTCAAGATAATCACCGACCTCGAACGCATCGGCGACCTCGCGACCAACCTCGCGCAGTACGCCATCGACGCCGAAAACGACGTCTACACCGAAGTCGACATCCGCCGCATCGGCGACGCCGCACTCGACATGGTCGACCAGGCGATGGACGCCTACGAGACCGAAGACACCGACCTCTGTCAGTCCGTGGCGGAGCGCGACGACAGCCTCGACACGATGTGTGACAACGCGTCGCAGAGCATCGTCCGCGACCTCATGAACGGCGACGACTTCGAGGGCGACGGCGACCTCGAACCCGAGACCGCCCTCGTCGACGTGCGCCGACTCCTGCTGACGGTGCGCGACCTCGAACGCATCGGCGACCACGCCGTCAACGTCGCGGCGCGGACGCTCTACATGATAGACAACGACGACTCGCTGCTGTTCTGA
- the pstB gene encoding phosphate ABC transporter ATP-binding protein PstB, whose protein sequence is MNGTEDPTNDEMLVETDVSDGLSASESSVGRDAETVISSDNINVWYGDDHALTDISMDIPENSVTAMIGPSGCGKSTFLRCINRMNDLIDVARVEGGLTLRGKNVYDDDVDPVALRRRVGMVFQKPNPFPKSIYENVVYGLKIQGIDADYDEVVEESLKRAALWDEVKDRLHESGLDLSGGQQQRLCIARAIATDPEVLLMDEPASALDPVATSQIEDLVEELAEDYTVVIVTHNMQQAARISDKTAVFLTGGELVEFDDTQKIFENPESQRVEDYITGKFG, encoded by the coding sequence ATGAACGGAACAGAGGACCCGACGAACGACGAGATGCTCGTCGAAACCGACGTGAGCGACGGGCTCTCTGCGTCGGAGAGTTCGGTGGGGCGGGACGCCGAGACCGTCATCAGCTCGGATAACATCAACGTCTGGTACGGTGACGACCACGCGCTCACCGACATCTCGATGGACATCCCCGAGAACAGCGTGACCGCCATGATCGGTCCCTCTGGCTGCGGGAAGTCCACGTTCCTCCGCTGTATCAACCGCATGAACGACCTCATCGACGTCGCCCGCGTCGAAGGGGGACTCACGCTCCGCGGCAAGAACGTCTACGACGACGACGTCGACCCCGTCGCGCTCCGCCGCCGCGTCGGCATGGTGTTCCAGAAGCCGAACCCGTTCCCGAAGAGCATCTACGAGAACGTCGTCTACGGGCTGAAGATTCAGGGTATCGACGCCGACTACGACGAGGTCGTCGAGGAGTCGCTCAAGCGCGCCGCCCTCTGGGACGAGGTGAAAGACCGCCTCCACGAGTCCGGTCTCGACCTCTCCGGCGGCCAACAACAGCGTCTCTGTATCGCCCGCGCCATCGCCACCGACCCCGAGGTACTCCTCATGGACGAGCCCGCATCGGCGCTCGACCCCGTGGCGACCTCGCAGATCGAAGACCTCGTCGAGGAACTCGCCGAGGACTACACCGTCGTCATCGTCACCCACAACATGCAACAGGCGGCGCGTATCTCCGACAAGACCGCCGTCTTCCTCACCGGCGGCGAACTCGTCGAGTTCGACGACACCCAGAAAATCTTCGAGAACCCCGAGAGCCAGCGCGTCGAAGACTACATCACCGGTAAGTTCGGATAA
- the pstA gene encoding phosphate ABC transporter permease PstA, which produces MSTDTDSSYIDGFGQVSRTTGTVFRYLLLAATMFGIVTLAVLLVYVANDAIRPLTADLGWHLTFFLTLVAPTTVVGGYLARRNVPALKLGGMVVGMLAVFLLFSGGVAIVFVDIIPPLTGLSYVVGLLVPAALVVVLTKYEQQIPFTLRVAATGAAFILSLVGVPGYFHSIPEIVRQLPVVPADWMILTLVLGGVAAVVVGQYVARIREDTTAGLAAGASALVLTGLAAVVGPMLGVDANAAAVVTSVAFVPTLAYAGGAAVTREQERIGLLLAGVVVGGSLVGAFAVDALGFAGPQSWVDWQFLTSAHSGTAENAGLYPAIGGSILLMATVAALSFPLGVGAAVYLEEYAPDNAFTRFIDVNISNLAGVPSVVYGLLGLGVFVTYLGQPTGTVLIGGATLALLILPIVIISSREAIRAVPGDMRQASYGMGATRWQTVKNVVLPEAFPGILTGTILALGRAIGETAPLIMIGAPNVLFNLPTELSSKVSAMPLQVYAWSSLFASEDFYTKAVPAGVVVLLAVLLAMNSIAIVLRNKFESEN; this is translated from the coding sequence ATGTCGACCGACACCGACTCCAGCTACATCGACGGCTTCGGACAGGTCAGTCGAACGACCGGGACCGTCTTCCGGTACCTGCTGTTGGCCGCGACGATGTTCGGCATCGTCACGCTCGCCGTCCTCCTCGTCTACGTCGCCAACGACGCGATTCGCCCGCTCACCGCGGACCTCGGTTGGCACCTCACCTTCTTCCTGACGCTCGTCGCCCCCACGACCGTCGTCGGTGGGTATCTCGCCCGCCGGAACGTCCCGGCGCTCAAGCTCGGCGGGATGGTCGTCGGGATGCTCGCGGTGTTCCTGCTGTTCAGCGGGGGCGTCGCCATCGTCTTCGTCGATATCATTCCGCCGCTGACCGGTCTGTCGTACGTCGTCGGCCTCCTCGTTCCGGCGGCGCTCGTCGTCGTCCTGACGAAGTACGAACAGCAGATTCCGTTCACCCTTCGCGTCGCCGCGACCGGTGCCGCGTTCATCCTGTCGCTCGTCGGCGTTCCGGGGTACTTCCACAGCATCCCCGAAATCGTTCGCCAACTCCCCGTGGTCCCGGCCGACTGGATGATTCTGACGCTCGTCCTCGGCGGCGTGGCCGCGGTCGTCGTCGGTCAGTACGTCGCCCGCATCCGCGAAGACACCACCGCGGGACTCGCAGCGGGCGCGTCGGCGCTCGTCTTGACCGGTCTCGCGGCCGTCGTCGGCCCGATGCTCGGCGTCGACGCCAACGCCGCCGCCGTCGTCACGTCGGTCGCGTTCGTCCCGACGCTGGCCTACGCCGGCGGCGCGGCGGTCACCCGTGAACAGGAGCGAATCGGCCTCCTGCTCGCGGGCGTCGTCGTCGGCGGGTCGCTCGTCGGCGCGTTCGCGGTCGACGCGCTCGGCTTCGCCGGCCCGCAGTCGTGGGTCGACTGGCAGTTCCTCACGAGCGCCCACAGCGGGACCGCGGAGAACGCCGGCCTCTACCCGGCTATCGGCGGCTCCATCCTGCTGATGGCAACGGTCGCCGCCCTCTCGTTCCCGCTCGGCGTCGGCGCGGCGGTGTACCTCGAAGAGTACGCCCCCGACAACGCCTTCACCCGATTCATCGACGTGAACATCTCGAACCTCGCCGGCGTCCCCTCGGTCGTCTACGGGCTGCTCGGACTCGGCGTGTTCGTCACCTATCTCGGCCAGCCGACGGGGACGGTCCTCATCGGCGGCGCGACGCTCGCGCTCCTCATCCTGCCCATCGTCATCATCTCCTCACGCGAGGCGATTCGGGCCGTGCCCGGCGACATGCGGCAGGCGTCATACGGGATGGGCGCGACGCGCTGGCAGACCGTGAAGAACGTCGTCCTCCCGGAGGCGTTCCCCGGCATCCTGACCGGGACCATCCTGGCGCTCGGCCGGGCCATCGGCGAGACCGCGCCGCTCATCATGATCGGCGCGCCGAACGTGCTTTTCAACCTGCCGACGGAGCTCTCCTCGAAAGTGAGCGCGATGCCCCTGCAGGTGTACGCGTGGTCCAGCCTGTTCGCCAGCGAGGACTTCTACACGAAGGCCGTCCCGGCGGGCGTCGTCGTCCTCCTGGCGGTCCTCCTCGCCATGAACTCCATCGCCATCGTCCTGCGCAACAAGTTCGAAAGTGAAAACTGA
- the pstC gene encoding phosphate ABC transporter permease subunit PstC, translating to MSTDDLETDLTRNTENAPRELLTRSFFFLCAALSVVTTLSIVGLLITEASKFFTLTAPLMGVAGETASIVDFLTGTTWQIHSQEFGVLALVSATLMVTIGSAVIALPLGVATAIYLSEYASAQARSILKPALEILAGVPTVVYGFFALIYITPALEVVFPSIGTFNMLSASIVVGIMIIPMVASISEDAMSAVPDELRQAGYGMGATKFDVSTGIVVPAALSGIFSSFILALSRAIGETMAVTVAAGAQAKFLNPLNPASYLEGALPMTAAMVQLLTGDITGGGLAYRSLFAIGLVLFVITLIMNVISDYVSRRYREAY from the coding sequence ATGAGCACAGATGACCTCGAAACCGACCTCACGCGGAACACGGAGAACGCGCCGCGTGAGCTACTGACGCGGTCGTTCTTCTTCCTGTGCGCGGCGTTGTCCGTCGTGACGACCCTCAGTATCGTCGGCCTTCTCATCACGGAGGCGTCCAAGTTCTTCACGCTGACAGCCCCGCTGATGGGAGTCGCGGGGGAGACGGCGTCCATCGTCGACTTCCTCACCGGAACCACGTGGCAGATACACAGCCAAGAGTTCGGCGTGCTGGCGCTCGTGTCGGCGACGCTGATGGTCACCATCGGGTCGGCCGTCATCGCGCTCCCGCTCGGCGTCGCCACCGCCATCTATCTCAGCGAGTACGCGAGCGCACAGGCGCGCTCGATTCTCAAACCCGCGCTGGAAATCCTCGCCGGCGTCCCGACCGTCGTCTACGGCTTCTTCGCGCTCATCTACATCACGCCGGCGCTGGAAGTCGTCTTCCCCAGCATCGGGACGTTCAACATGCTCTCTGCGAGCATCGTCGTCGGCATCATGATCATCCCGATGGTCGCCTCCATCAGCGAGGACGCGATGTCCGCCGTCCCCGACGAACTCCGACAGGCGGGCTACGGCATGGGCGCGACGAAGTTCGACGTGTCGACCGGCATCGTCGTCCCCGCCGCGCTCTCCGGTATCTTCTCCTCTTTCATCCTCGCGCTCTCGCGCGCCATCGGCGAGACGATGGCCGTCACCGTCGCCGCGGGCGCGCAGGCGAAGTTCCTCAATCCGCTGAACCCCGCGTCGTATCTCGAAGGCGCGCTGCCCATGACCGCCGCGATGGTCCAGCTTCTCACCGGTGACATCACCGGCGGCGGGCTGGCCTATCGCAGCCTGTTCGCCATCGGCCTCGTGCTCTTCGTCATCACACTCATCATGAACGTCATCAGCGACTACGTCTCGCGACGCTACCGGGAGGCGTACTGA
- a CDS encoding PstS family phosphate ABC transporter substrate-binding protein: MTRNSDSGLSRRKFLIASGAAGLAGLAGCTENNTDNGGSGGDSEGEDSSGDGSNELSGTIDIAGSSTVFPLATAMGERFQTEHSEVNINLQSTGSGGGFANYFCTGQTDFNNASRPIKGEEETQCENNDVTPVELKVATDALTVIVNNDNDFLGEGLTVEQLQTIFSAESTPTTWSDVNSEWPDEEIEIYGPTDASGTYDYFIEAILGEEGPGHRQDYSATEQDRTIIQGVQGSEYAIGYMGFAYYSESTDAVQAVPIENDAGEFVEPSLDTALSGEYNPLSRPLFTYPARESLAEEHVAEFARYWMENSTSREIVADEVGYVPLGEDEQQEMLDTLNAAIEEAN, encoded by the coding sequence ATGACGCGTAACTCGGACAGCGGTCTTTCGCGGCGTAAGTTCCTGATTGCCTCGGGCGCGGCCGGTCTCGCTGGACTCGCCGGGTGTACGGAGAACAACACCGACAACGGTGGCTCCGGCGGCGACTCCGAGGGAGAGGACTCGTCGGGTGACGGGAGCAACGAGCTCTCGGGAACCATCGACATCGCCGGCTCCTCGACGGTGTTCCCGCTCGCAACCGCGATGGGCGAGCGCTTCCAGACCGAGCACTCCGAGGTCAACATCAACCTCCAGTCCACCGGCTCCGGTGGCGGCTTCGCGAACTACTTCTGTACGGGTCAGACCGACTTCAACAACGCCTCCCGCCCCATCAAGGGCGAAGAAGAGACGCAGTGTGAGAACAACGACGTGACCCCCGTCGAACTCAAGGTCGCCACCGACGCGCTGACGGTCATCGTCAACAACGACAACGACTTCCTCGGCGAGGGCCTCACCGTCGAGCAACTCCAGACCATCTTCTCGGCCGAGTCGACGCCGACGACGTGGTCGGACGTCAACTCCGAGTGGCCCGATGAGGAAATCGAGATTTACGGTCCCACCGACGCCTCCGGTACCTACGACTACTTCATCGAGGCCATCCTCGGCGAGGAGGGTCCGGGCCACCGTCAGGACTACTCCGCGACCGAGCAGGACCGCACCATCATCCAAGGCGTCCAGGGCTCCGAGTACGCCATCGGCTACATGGGATTCGCGTACTACAGCGAGAGCACCGACGCCGTCCAGGCCGTCCCCATCGAGAACGACGCCGGCGAATTCGTCGAACCGTCGCTCGACACCGCGCTGTCCGGCGAGTACAACCCGCTTTCCCGCCCGCTGTTTACCTACCCCGCCCGCGAGTCGCTCGCGGAGGAACACGTCGCGGAGTTCGCCCGCTACTGGATGGAGAACTCCACCAGTCGCGAAATCGTCGCCGACGAGGTCGGCTACGTCCCGCTCGGCGAAGACGAGCAACAGGAGATGCTCGACACCCTCAACGCCGCCATCGAGGAAGCTAACTAA
- a CDS encoding phosphate uptake regulator PhoU produces the protein MVETRKVQVTGGSTYTVSIPKDWATDNGVSAGSEVEFYPEGDSLFLTPRSEEERTEGTLDIATLEGDELTRAVMTMYVSGFDIIALESSRITTDQRRTIREATQSLVGLEVLEETRDRVVIRDLLDSSELSIHNAVTRMRLISLSMLEDAIAAIAEQDDDMARDVIQRDDDVDRLWMVVSRIFRATLRTPKAAEELGLPREICFDYQSAARQLERIGDHATKIAHLSLNFEEPVDGEIVEAIQELFEETESVVNGGMDALFAEESDEASRLANESREAVQAIDASARGIDELLRGLDPARAQLLGLIVDSVSRSADYGGNIAETALQKAAPTP, from the coding sequence ATGGTCGAAACCCGAAAGGTGCAGGTGACGGGCGGTTCCACCTACACCGTCTCGATTCCCAAAGATTGGGCGACGGACAACGGCGTCTCGGCGGGGAGCGAAGTCGAGTTCTATCCGGAGGGCGACTCGCTGTTCTTGACGCCCCGTTCGGAAGAAGAACGCACTGAGGGAACCCTCGACATCGCGACCCTCGAAGGCGACGAGCTCACGCGCGCCGTCATGACGATGTACGTGAGCGGGTTCGACATCATCGCGCTGGAGAGTTCGCGCATCACGACCGACCAGCGGCGGACCATCCGCGAGGCGACCCAGAGCCTCGTCGGCCTCGAAGTGCTCGAAGAGACGCGCGACCGGGTCGTCATCCGCGACCTACTCGACTCCTCCGAACTCTCCATCCACAACGCGGTCACCCGGATGCGACTCATCTCGCTTTCGATGCTCGAAGACGCCATCGCGGCCATCGCCGAGCAGGACGACGACATGGCCCGCGACGTCATCCAGCGCGACGACGACGTCGACCGCCTCTGGATGGTCGTCTCCCGCATCTTCCGCGCGACGCTCCGGACCCCGAAGGCCGCCGAGGAACTCGGCCTCCCCCGCGAAATCTGCTTCGACTACCAGTCCGCCGCCCGGCAACTGGAGCGCATCGGCGACCACGCGACCAAAATCGCCCACCTCTCGTTGAACTTCGAAGAGCCCGTCGACGGCGAAATCGTCGAGGCGATTCAAGAGCTGTTCGAGGAGACCGAAAGCGTCGTCAACGGCGGCATGGACGCGCTGTTCGCCGAGGAGAGCGACGAAGCGAGCCGCCTCGCCAACGAGTCCCGCGAGGCCGTCCAGGCCATCGACGCGAGCGCCCGCGGCATCGACGAACTCCTCCGTGGTCTCGACCCGGCCCGCGCGCAACTGCTCGGCCTCATCGTCGACTCCGTCTCCCGGAGCGCCGACTACGGCGGCAACATCGCCGAGACGGCGCTTCAGAAGGCCGCGCCGACGCCCTGA